In Capsicum annuum cultivar UCD-10X-F1 chromosome 7, UCD10Xv1.1, whole genome shotgun sequence, one genomic interval encodes:
- the LOC124885869 gene encoding uncharacterized protein LOC124885869 codes for MAFGAFIHGYAHMRKVIAVDGTQLSGKYEGVLLFFVAQDTKTYIYLLAFCVVDKENDTVWGFFFEKLKVFVVNKLELCVISDRHVSIANCLIRYYPFVHHGVCMRYLGENLRTYHHCTNSLYLYYHAAKAYTLKEFNDYFNALKERCPGATTCLEHDFGFEKWNWAHFPGNIFNVMTTNITESLNSMLLDEREYLVASIFNSIAHQF; via the coding sequence atggCATTTGGGGCTTTCATCCATGGATATGCACACATGAGAAAGGTCATTGCCGTTGATGGCACACAATTGTCTGGTAAATACGAGGGCGTGTTGTTGTTCTTTGTCGCTCAAGATACGAAGACTTATATCTATCTCTTAGCATTTTGTGTGGTGGATAAGGAGAATGATACAGTGTGGGGTTTCTTCTTCGAGAAGCTTAAGGTTTTTGTCGTCAACAAACTAGAGTTGTGTGTTATCTCCGACAGACACGTAAGCATAGCCAACTGCCTCATAAGGTATTATCCGTTTGTGCATCATGGTGTTTGTATGAGGTATCTCGGCGAAAATCTCCGAACGTATCACCATTGTACAAATTCTCTCTATTTGTACTACCATGCGGCCAAGGCGTACACGTTGAAAGAATTTAATGACTACTTCAATGCCCTTAAAGAAAGATGCCCCGGCGCAACAACTTGCCTCGAACATGACTTTGGATTTGAAAAGTGGAACTGGGCTCACTTTCCAGGTAATATATTCAACGTCATGACCACAAACATCACCGAGTCGCTCAACTCAATGTTGCTCGATGAAAGAGAGTATCTAGTGGCGTCCATCTTCAATTCAATTGCACATCAATTTTGA
- the LOC124885870 gene encoding uncharacterized protein LOC124885870, whose product MTEGNKLFMNKRNGSTDEFTMLGCGPSAKFNLLRRSCSCRKFDLVKFPCAHAMPALHLKHGDDYGTNIYNYSLPIYSKESYLLAYLKPICTVPLESEWSVVWEYLEIQVLPPDFDPKLGGRKVRCVKGVLEPSRPKKTNKCSKYKRSGHKRTTYRLNVG is encoded by the coding sequence ATGACCGAGGGCAATAAATTATTTATGAACAAGAGAAATGGAAGCACCGATGAATTTACCATGCTTGGTTGTGGTCCTTCTGCCAAATTTAATCTATTGAGAAGGTCATGTTCTTGCAGGAAGTTCGACTTGGTGAAATTTCCATGTGCTCATGCAATGCCAGCATTGCATTTGAAGCACGGGGATGATTACGGTACTAACATTTACAACTACTCTTTGCCCATATATTCGAAAGAATCATACCTCCTTGCATACTTGAAACCTATTTGTACAGTACCTCTGGAGTCGGAGTGGAGTGTGGTTTGGGAGTACCTAGAAATACAAGTTCTTCCACCCGATTTCGATCCCAAACTCGGGGGGAGGAAGGTGAGATGCGTTAAGGGTGTGTTGGAGCCTTCAAGGCCCAAGAAAAcgaacaaatgctccaagtacaaAAGATCGGGACATAAGAGAACAACATACAGGCTTAACGTAGGATAA